One Aegilops tauschii subsp. strangulata cultivar AL8/78 chromosome 2, Aet v6.0, whole genome shotgun sequence genomic window, CGCTAAATTCCTTGATCAAAACTTTAATAAAACAGCACCAACCAAACATATGTAAAACTGAGAAAAACATTGTTTTTAAAAAACTGTAGTATTCCTTTCCCACCCAGGAGAATACTCTGGTTTTCAATTACCATAGTTTTTAAAATACTTTGCTGCCAAACTAGGCCAGTTTCTGACCAAATCCGCTATTTTATCACCCGATATTATAGACTGATGGTCGATCCCATCCGAAGGAACAAGCTAATTAACTAAATGGTGAGCGAAAACAGAGGACATTTATGAGCGATCACATGTCCCTCTCTGACCAAATCCTCTATTTTATCATTCCTTATTATTCGATTCTGATCGATCACATCTGATGGAGCAAGTTAACTAGCTATAGTATGTCAAAACAGATGACACTTAAATACTTAATTAGCAATCACACGTTTTTACACTAATTTTACACACAAAAGGCCTTGTAGAGCAACAACTtttatacacacacacacatatataccAGGAACGATCTAGTTGGTGGTATTACAATACGTACGTACGCATGTACACAAattatataaataaataaaataacaGGCCCCACAACTGTCCTTCATCCGAACACATAGCTGTTCTCCAGAACTTTGAAAACAGTCGGCTCCTCCTCCATCACCTCCACCAGCTCCGGCGCCGCATGCACGTACACCACCCACTCGCCGTCCCCGCGCGCGCTCGGCATCGGCATCACGTAAGCCGCGCCGGCGGGCCACGGGAAGTGGTACGACGCGAACGCCGGCAGGCCCGTCCCAAAGTTGATCTCCCGGACTGGGAAACTCATCCCCGACGACACGATGCACGCCGTCGCCTTGGTGCCGCCGGTGCCGCCCAGGTACGCCCTGGCCGCGGCCGGTTTGGGCCGCAGCGCCTCCACCCAGTCGATGAGCCCCCGGAAGTGCTCGTCCGTCGCGGCCTCACGCACCCACTGGTGGACGTCGTCGGCCACGTCGGCGAGCGTCATGCGACGACGAAGGTCGTCGCTGCTGTTGACACCGTAAGTTATGGTCAGCACGTTGCCGAAGTAGGCCTTCATGGCGCCGTCCGGTGACATGCGGGCGCGCCCGTCCACGACCATGCCCATGCAGCACAGGCGCTGATGTGCTGAGGCCGACATAGAGCAGAGTTGCCACAGGTGAGCCGTGAATGCCTCAAGCTTCGTGCGCCCTGGCCCGGCCGTGGCCTGCAGCGCCGCGACGTCCGCGGCGGCTATACGGTAGATGCGGTTGACGGCGGTGGCGGCAACGGTGGCCGGAGGGGGTGGCGGCGCTGAGCTAAGAGGGGAGAAAAGGCGGTCGATCAGGGCGTTGGTAGCATACGTACGCGGCGATGGGTCGCGCGGGGACACTAGGGAGCGGCGGAAGGTCGGGGCCGGTGGTACGGAGCCACCACGGGCTGCGGCGGCCCATGCGACGAGGAACATGTTGAAGGAGTAGGCGTCGCAGACCCGGTGGTCGAAAGTGCAGCCGACGACGGCGCCGCCGCACTTAAACTTTGTGACCTGCAGGCGCGTGCATGTAGCATGCAACGGAATTAGTAAAAGTTATGGGACAGAGAAACTATGTGAATAGTACACAGAGAACCATTCGCAACTATTCATGACAGATTTCTCTTTTTTGCTTCTCGATGTATGTTTCGAATTTTGATCTGGATTTTTTAGGAGTTATCTTAATATGTGCTGTGAACATGCatgatttttttcagattttttcgcaatgtttaaatttgaattcggGCGCAAGGCACACGGTAACATGCAAAAGGTGCATGTCACCTGATCTCTGTCCGGGTATAACGTGTCTAGATAACAAAAAACCGTACAACGGCCGTAATGATCCGTGCGTTTAGCATTTTCGACAAAAGAACATCATGGAGTATTATGGTTGCAAAAAGAATCTTTAGAGCATCTTATTATCTTGTCTATAATTTCTCATATGAGAGCATCTTTTTATtggatttttattggattttcaTATGAGAGCATCTTATTGTCTTGTCTATATACTAGTATAATACAGAAGGCTGCCACGGTGGTGCCCTAGGCCTAAATGACCTGCTCCACGTGGGGCTTATACCTGTTTTTCACGTGGATCTGCGCATTACTTTTTTTTTCTGGAGCTAATGATTCTACAATGATGATCATAGTACTACCTGAAGAGATATGACGCCGGCCTTCTTGGAGGGAACAAGCTTGTCGACGCCCTCGTCCACAATGCCCAGCCGGAGCTCCCGCAGCTCCGTGTCCCCGGCGCTTGCCTCGGTGAAGTCCACGCCGCGGCAGTTGCACAGCAGCTCCGGCTCGCCGTCGCCGTTGGCAACGACCT contains:
- the LOC109755928 gene encoding coniferyl alcohol acyltransferase — encoded protein: MVKETTEAHGGEVTIMSATTVAPALPLQEHRLPLSNLDLLLPPIDVGVFFCYLHPAPTAAALKEALAKVLVAYHPLAGEVVANGDGEPELLCNCRGVDFTEASAGDTELRELRLGIVDEGVDKLVPSKKAGVISLQVTKFKCGGAVVGCTFDHRVCDAYSFNMFLVAWAAAARGGSVPPAPTFRRSLVSPRDPSPRTYATNALIDRLFSPLSSAPPPPPATVAATAVNRIYRIAAADVAALQATAGPGRTKLEAFTAHLWQLCSMSASAHQRLCCMGMVVDGRARMSPDGAMKAYFGNVLTITYGVNSSDDLRRRMTLADVADDVHQWVREAATDEHFRGLIDWVEALRPKPAAARAYLGGTGGTKATACIVSSGMSFPVREINFGTGLPAFASYHFPWPAGAAYVMPMPSARGDGEWVVYVHAAPELVEVMEEEPTVFKVLENSYVFG